One Cottoperca gobio chromosome 23, fCotGob3.1, whole genome shotgun sequence genomic region harbors:
- the LOC115028620 gene encoding decorin, whose protein sequence is MRSTKINRSSKNKTITNSKEKKRKKDNKTQKPSEKKKVIKPTHFPYFKDNYCPPECACYGRVVQCSDKGVDKVPYGIPYNARYILLMNNHINSIQQDLLNEYVTLEFLVLSNNRLTDGAIERAFEGVPALKRLYLDNNVLDSVPTDLPVSLEELRLDNNRLSVMSEAAWARCPGLLVLSLSYNSIGNGSESLPNAVFSPLSKLRTLNMDHNQLTLVPLGLPLSIKELYLKGNLIEQFRGGAFNGISELVVLDMSSNRLTNKGLLRDSLLNATHLESLNLEGNKLKQVPRHLPRSLKTLNLEGNLISSIKKAVFRTLKNLEHLGLARNKIFKVAPGAFRTLPVLHQLDLCHNTLRQN, encoded by the exons ATGAGGTCAACGAAAATCAACAGAAGTAGTAAAAATAAGACAATTACGAATtccaaggaaaagaaaaggaaaaaggacaATAAAACCCAAAAGccatcagagaagaagaaggtcatCAAGCCAACGCACTTTCCTTACTTTAAGGATAACTACTGTCCTCCTGAGTGTGCCTGCTACGGAAG AGTGGTCCAGTGCTCAGACAAAGGTGTGGACAAGGTTCCTTATGGTATTCCCTATAATGCCCGCTACATCCTCCTCATGAATAACCACATCAACAGCATCCAGCAGGACCTGCTCAATGAGTATGTCACTCTGGAGTTCCTAGTGTTGAGCAACAATCGGCTCACAGATGGCGCCATAGAGAGGGCCTTTGAGGGGGTTCCAGCTTTGAAACGCCTCTACCTGGATAATAACGTCCTTGACAGCGTGCCAACTgatcttcctgtttctctcgAGGAGCTTCGTTTGGACAACAACCGGCTTAGTGTGATGTCTGAGGCAGCCTGGGCCCGGTGCCCCGGCCTCTTGGTTTTGAGCCTCAGCTACAACAGCATAGGGAATGGATCTGAATCTCTTCCCAATGCAGTTTTTTCTCCTTTGAGCAAGCTGCGCACTCTGAACATGGATCACAACCAGTTAACATTGGTTCCTCTGGGCTTACCACTGTCCATCAAGGAGCTCTACCTCAAAGGGAACCTCATTGAGCAGTTCCGTGGAGGAGCCTTCAATGGGATATCAGAGCTGGTGGTGTTAGATATGAGTTCAAACAGACTCACAAACAAGGGTCTTCTCAGGGATTCCCTTCTTAATGCAACTCACTTGGAAAGCCTCAACTTAGAGGGgaacaaactaaaacaagtgCCACGACACCTTCCCCGCTCACTTAAAACCCTAAATTTGGAGGGAAACCTCATATCTTCCATAAAGAAAGCGGTTTTTAGAACCTTGAAAAACCTGGAACACCTGGGTTTAGCGAGGAATAAAATCTTCAAAGTGGCACCAGGGGCCTTCAGGACATTGCCCGTCCTGCATCAGTTAGACCTGTGCCACAACACCTTGCGCCAG AACTAG